Genomic DNA from Acanthopagrus latus isolate v.2019 chromosome 2, fAcaLat1.1, whole genome shotgun sequence:
GATTTGTAAATTCTCAAGAGTAACACAGAATTAGACACTTTTCTGCTGGATAAGTAAGGGTCCTTGCTTTAtgtatgtttcattctatgttttaaccacaaggcaaTGGTGGCAGCGGTTACAGTAATATTGGCAATAGCACATATTGCCGTACGATGTTGCAGTCAAGCTAcatagcttgttagcttgtatgctaactccagctctgtctttatggctactggttagcaaaagtgtctttcaagtgatCAGGCAGTTCTCAGAAACCTTGTCTGTGTGCTTTTGGCATCCACTTTCATGTTGGACAGTTATGtttttccctgtgttttctgtgttcatctTTATGCAGTCAGTGTGAATGAATATTAATTAGTGGCATTTCACTGACAGTTTTTAAGCGACTGTGGGTGTTACATGTAGCTCGCATTTCGAGGttgattgttattttaaaacaaaactgggGTAGGATGTGATTTCGCACTGTGTCAAGAATCAGATATTTTCGTCCGTAAGCACTTTGTGTTTCGAAGCCATGTTATGACATGAAACCTGCCCACAGTTTTATAGTTTAGGCCCCTTGACCTGCTTAATATTTTCAGCTCAGGATCCACCGGCCACCGCTGACTttccactgttttttctttgtgtgaaagGAAATATGCAAACCCTTTGTTCATTGATAGACTGATTATTGCATTTGTTAAAGTACTCCAATGACCAATGTCCTGCCCACAACACTGTCTGCTTAGGTGCATGTCACAATTTACAGCCTGTCAACACAAGTCTGCAAAGTGACTAGTAACTTAATCATGTTAAAAAGGCAGAGTTAGACAGCTACATTTATTGACAGTTTATTTATCTCTTGTACTTTGGTATTTCTTTGTTGCACATAGGACTCATAGAGGACTTATTGAACTGTACTGgatttcttttaatatttattcaatCTTCACAGGAGACCACCTATGACTactctgttttactttgtaatCCCTTTATCTCAGTAGCCCTTTATTAGCAACTTTTCTCATGTTTTGTTGTACAGTAAAGACATTTTAGGCTCCTTCCTCACTTGCTGACAGAGGCAGCTTGGTGTGCAGATAGGGATAATGTAATGTCTATTTTCAGTCTTATTTGAAATGGCTCATCAGACTAAGTATGGCACAAGCATCACTACAACGAAGAAAGCATAGATCAGAgcagtctgtcagtgtgcaAGCATTATACTGAGAATTGAGCATTGATATTAGCACTCAAGTTGAACCACATAATCAGATATTGTAGGTTTATACAGTTCATGGTCCTGTACAGGATTTTGAGAGACATTGTCACATTGCACATGTTGAGCTTGTTGAAGGGATGGTTATACACTTGATGACGGTTAAAGCAGGCAGTAACCATCGCCACAGTTtattaaaggaaatgaaaatggagcTGCTAATTGGAGGTACTTGATCACACATTCATCGTATATCATCTGGGTAGTAGTGTATTCCGTGTCCTGTCAAGGTAGTTCACATGGTGTTTAATGCTGTTGCCATGACTAATATAGTCATGATGACAGTTTGTGGATTCTCCATAAGAAGTCCCTGACCGTTATTTTCTGAGTTAGCTACTTTAGGCTTCTTGGTTGAAGACTGTGGTcttgttgttgtgcttgtgtACGTTGAGACACTATCCAAACTTGTGGAAGCTGTCCAGACAAATTCCATGTGATCCCCAGATTCATTCATTCCTCTTTTGTCCTGATAAACTCCTGTCTCGAAAAGTGCAGATTTTGCCTGGTAACTAGATGTGACCTCTGCAATTCTTGCAGGTGATAGGACACCATGCCCATCACCTCTGCTGTTAACCCAGAGTGGTGGCTCTGTAAACAGTACAGAGTGCCAGTCCCTCCCTGGTGTTGGCGAATGGGTTTTCCCACAGATGGGTCTTGTATAACAGGGGCATCCAAAGACAGTTGCTCGGGTCTGCTCAGACCATCTCAGGAGCCTTgttatgttttcttcttcttcacaagCCCAGGGGTTATCCCCAAGAGTCATCACCTCCAACACCTTCAGCTGATCAAATATCCCTTCAGGCAACCAGGAGAAGCGATTTGCATGCAAATAGAAATGAGTCAGCCTTGGTAGCCGATCCAACGATCCAGGCAGGATCTGCGCCAAATAGTTATGCGACAGATCAATGTTCTCTAAGTTGTGTGGCATATTCGTTGGCACAGTCCAAAATCTGTTGTGACTGAGATTGAGAGCTTGAAGACTTGGCAGTGTGTTGTTGATGAATACCACTCTCTCCAGCTCATTATCTGATAAGTCCAGTACTCTCAGGTTCCAGTGGTAAGCGGTGTCGTTTTTGTCCAACGAGCGTAGATGGTTCCCTGCCGCTCTGATGTCCCACAAAGAGCGTGGCAAGGAGGAGGGCAGGCTCTCCAGGCGGTTGTAGGACAGGTCCAGGCTTCGCAGGTGGGCATATTGACTGAGCTGATCATCCAGAGCCTGCAAACTTTCAGGAGAGTGTAATGTTGAAAAAActtatttatttgactgtttattAGAGAGGTTGAACAGCATGATAT
This window encodes:
- the omgb gene encoding oligodendrocyte-myelin glycoprotein, yielding MRALNMPACSASLLCLPLLLLCGLLGSWVLSICPPVCFCSRGHRVVDCSSRGLTKLPSGLQHNIRFLNLSFNSLQALDDQLSQYAHLRSLDLSYNRLESLPSSLPRSLWDIRAAGNHLRSLDKNDTAYHWNLRVLDLSDNELERVVFINNTLPSLQALNLSHNRFWTVPTNMPHNLENIDLSHNYLAQILPGSLDRLPRLTHFYLHANRFSWLPEGIFDQLKVLEVMTLGDNPWACEEEENITRLLRWSEQTRATVFGCPCYTRPICGKTHSPTPGRDWHSVLFTEPPLWVNSRGDGHGVLSPARIAEVTSSYQAKSALFETGVYQDKRGMNESGDHMEFVWTASTSLDSVSTYTSTTTRPQSSTKKPKVANSENNGQGLLMENPQTVIMTILVMATALNTM